One segment of Mycolicibacterium neworleansense DNA contains the following:
- a CDS encoding 3-carboxyethylcatechol 2,3-dioxygenase, with amino-acid sequence MSHSPLLNLPGPSAELLDEIRAAVASARQFVADYDPELVVTFSPDHYNGFFYRLMPPFCIGTAASGVGDYGTYEGALDVAGDIAQECAQAVWESGVDIAISTSMDVDHGTVQPLQELFGEATARPIVPIFINSVATPLGPLSRSRALGAAVGAYLATLDKRVLVLGSGGLSHDPPVPTLATAPPAALDRIVHGAPMTAEQRMARQSAVSQAAQDFAHGDSALRPLNPAWDHGLLEIFDEGRLTDLDGWSNTFIAIEGGNSAHEIRTWVAAFAALAANGPYRTGNHFYRAAPELIAGFAIRTAVGIAV; translated from the coding sequence ATGTCCCACAGCCCACTGCTGAATCTTCCGGGACCGTCGGCTGAACTCCTCGACGAGATCAGAGCGGCGGTCGCGAGTGCTCGCCAGTTTGTCGCCGACTACGACCCCGAGCTGGTCGTCACGTTCTCTCCCGACCACTACAACGGCTTCTTCTACCGGCTGATGCCTCCGTTCTGCATCGGCACCGCCGCATCCGGAGTGGGGGACTACGGGACGTACGAGGGTGCGCTCGACGTCGCCGGCGACATCGCTCAGGAGTGCGCACAGGCGGTGTGGGAGTCCGGGGTGGACATCGCGATATCGACGAGCATGGACGTCGACCACGGCACCGTGCAGCCGCTGCAGGAGTTGTTCGGCGAGGCAACCGCACGGCCCATCGTGCCGATCTTCATCAACTCGGTCGCCACCCCGCTGGGCCCGCTGTCGCGGTCCCGCGCTTTGGGGGCAGCCGTCGGCGCCTACCTGGCCACCCTCGACAAACGGGTACTGGTTCTGGGTTCCGGTGGGCTGTCGCACGATCCGCCGGTTCCGACACTGGCCACCGCGCCGCCGGCCGCGCTGGACCGGATCGTGCACGGGGCCCCGATGACCGCGGAACAGCGCATGGCCCGGCAGAGCGCGGTCAGTCAGGCCGCGCAGGATTTCGCCCACGGTGACAGTGCGTTGAGGCCGTTGAATCCCGCGTGGGACCACGGTCTGCTGGAGATCTTCGACGAGGGCCGGCTCACTGATCTGGACGGCTGGTCCAACACCTTCATCGCCATCGAAGGGGGCAATTCGGCACACGAGATCCGTACCTGGGTGGCCGCCTTCGCGGCGCTGGCAGCCAACGGGCCGTACCGGACCGGGAACCACTTCTACCGGGCGGCACCGGAATTGATCGCAGGATTCGCAATCAGGACGGCAGTAGGAATCGCAGTATGA